The Trypanosoma brucei brucei TREU927 chromosome 2, complete sequence genome has a window encoding:
- a CDS encoding 3-oxoacyl-(acyl-carrier protein) reductase, putative: protein MPWNLQGRVAVVVGASSTVGRQVASRLADEHRMRLACVSRRGCGSSLPSGCVAFKADLTVAPESDTVMKQVKETLGPVSLLVNCAGVTLNKIHVRCTDTDYDVLMNVNLRGALHITRSALRHGGMLQVGDGSVVHIGSLVGCMGNEGQVIYSASKAALSGAVKSWAREYGPKNIRFNVIAPALIEGEGMATTLTENQIEEWRQRCPLRRLATVTDVVDAVVGVACCPFISGQTIHVDGGMW, encoded by the coding sequence ATGCCATGGAACCTTCAAGGCCGGGTCGCAGTTGTGGTTGGAGCTTCGTCCACCGTTGGTCGGCAAGTGGCTTCACGGCTTGCTGATGAGCACCGTATGCGATTGGCGTGCGTTTCCAGAAGGGGTTGCGGTAGCTCCCTTCCGTCGGGGTGCGTCGCATTCAAAGCGGATCTCACAGTCGCACCAGAGTCCGACACTGTAATGAAgcaagtgaaggaaacactTGGTCCTGTTTCTCTCCTTGTAAACTGCGCGGGAGTCACGCTCAACAAAATTCATGTGCGTTGCACAGACACGGACTACGATGTACTTATGAATGTCAACCTACGGGGAGCGCTCCACATCACGCGTTCAGCACTCCGTCATGGTGGCATGCTTCAGGTAGGGGACGGCTCTGTTGTACACATCGGGTCTCTCGTGGGTTGTATGGGCAATGAGGGTCAGGTTATTTACTCCGCTTCGAAAGCAGCACTGAGTGGCGCAGTGAAGTCGTGGGCGCGTGAGTATGGCCCAAAGAACATTCGCTTTAATGTCATTGCCCCTGCGTTAATTGAAGGCGAAGGAATGGCCACAACGTTGACGGAGAATCAAATCGAAGAGTGGCGGCAGCGCTGTCCGCTACGGCGTTTGGCTACGGTAACTGACGTAGTTGATGCAGTTGTGGGT